The following coding sequences are from one Paenibacillus tundrae window:
- the glgB gene encoding 1,4-alpha-glucan branching protein GlgB translates to MAIQPLTSPVISPEDIYLFHEGNLHHSYRILGAQPATVDRRQGYQFTVWAPNAKEVGLALDRNGWNGQQDPLYKIPDSGFWTRFFPEIHEGTLYKFRILTEDGTELLKADPYAFEAEVRPQTASVTSSIQGYKWNDGAWRRKQRGVYNKPLHIYEMHIGTWKRKDDGTLYTYREMADLLVPYLLEMKYTHVEMMPLSEHPYDLSWGYQNTGFYAPTSRYGHPKDLMYLVDTLHQAGIGVLLDWVPAHFAKDAHGLRLFDGTPLYEYADPLLAEKPGWGTLSFDYSKPEVCSFLISNALYWMEMYHFDGLRVDAVTSMLKLDFEKGPGQFRPNVDGGLENKEAVAFLQQLNQTVFQYYPYALMMAEESSAWPLVTSPVDVGGLGFNYKWNMGWMNDTLDYIESDFHERPSKHHLLTFPVVYSFSENYVLPLSHDEVVHGKKSLLDKMPGTYEQKFDGMRAFLGYFMTFPGKKLLFMGGEFGQFIEWKDEDQLDWFLLDYDSHRKLHQFERDLSALYCNEKALWELDHSLDGYEWIAPDDHAQSVISYVRKGKKPADTLLVLINFQPVKRERYRIGVMRPGMYTEVLNSDHSDYGGSGILNDMQLPTEKIPFHGHPYSLEIVLPPLSVVILKKTTRRKTDETSNQVTSVRQKTIETIASTPVKPRRRKKA, encoded by the coding sequence TTGGCTATTCAACCACTGACAAGTCCGGTTATTTCACCGGAAGATATTTATTTGTTTCATGAAGGAAACCTTCATCACAGTTATCGTATTTTAGGCGCACAGCCTGCGACCGTGGATCGCCGTCAGGGGTACCAATTTACCGTATGGGCTCCGAATGCCAAAGAAGTAGGGCTCGCTCTAGATCGTAATGGATGGAACGGTCAACAGGATCCTCTATATAAGATACCCGATTCTGGATTTTGGACTCGTTTTTTTCCTGAAATCCATGAAGGAACTTTATACAAATTTCGTATATTAACGGAAGATGGGACGGAATTGCTCAAAGCAGATCCATACGCCTTTGAAGCTGAGGTCAGACCGCAGACCGCTTCAGTAACAAGTTCCATTCAAGGTTATAAGTGGAATGATGGGGCGTGGAGACGCAAGCAAAGAGGCGTCTACAATAAGCCATTACATATTTATGAGATGCACATTGGAACTTGGAAACGCAAAGACGATGGCACGCTGTATACCTATCGGGAAATGGCTGATCTTCTGGTTCCATACTTATTAGAAATGAAATATACACATGTGGAAATGATGCCCTTAAGCGAGCATCCGTATGACCTTTCCTGGGGATACCAAAATACGGGTTTTTACGCCCCGACTAGTCGATATGGACATCCGAAGGATCTGATGTATCTCGTAGATACGCTACATCAGGCAGGGATCGGTGTACTGCTTGATTGGGTTCCGGCTCATTTTGCCAAAGACGCACATGGTCTTCGATTGTTCGATGGAACACCTTTATACGAGTATGCAGATCCGTTGTTAGCAGAGAAACCAGGATGGGGAACACTCAGTTTTGACTACTCCAAACCTGAAGTTTGTTCGTTCTTGATCTCCAATGCGTTGTATTGGATGGAAATGTATCATTTTGATGGGCTACGCGTAGATGCAGTAACGAGCATGCTGAAACTTGATTTTGAAAAAGGGCCAGGTCAATTCCGTCCTAATGTAGACGGTGGATTGGAGAACAAGGAAGCTGTAGCGTTCCTCCAGCAATTGAATCAAACGGTATTCCAATACTACCCTTATGCACTGATGATGGCTGAAGAATCCAGTGCGTGGCCACTCGTGACCTCTCCGGTCGACGTGGGAGGGTTAGGCTTTAACTACAAATGGAACATGGGTTGGATGAATGATACGCTGGATTATATCGAGTCTGATTTCCATGAACGTCCATCCAAACATCATTTGCTCACATTCCCTGTTGTCTACTCCTTCTCTGAAAATTATGTGCTTCCTCTCTCCCATGATGAGGTCGTGCATGGCAAAAAGTCATTACTGGACAAAATGCCAGGAACGTACGAGCAAAAGTTTGACGGGATGCGTGCTTTCTTAGGATACTTTATGACGTTCCCTGGTAAAAAACTATTGTTCATGGGAGGAGAGTTTGGCCAGTTCATCGAATGGAAAGATGAGGATCAACTGGACTGGTTCTTACTAGACTATGACAGTCACCGCAAGCTTCACCAATTTGAGCGGGATCTGTCTGCGCTTTACTGCAACGAGAAAGCGTTGTGGGAGCTTGATCATTCCTTAGACGGTTATGAATGGATTGCTCCGGATGATCATGCACAGAGCGTCATTTCATATGTTCGCAAAGGAAAAAAACCTGCGGATACACTCCTTGTGCTCATTAACTTTCAACCAGTCAAGCGGGAGCGTTACCGGATTGGCGTCATGCGTCCCGGTATGTATACCGAAGTTCTGAATAGCGATCATTCCGATTACGGAGGATCAGGTATACTAAATGATATGCAGTTGCCTACAGAAAAGATTCCTTTTCACGGGCATCCATATAGTCTGGAAATTGTTTTACCTCCACTGAGCGTGGTTATTCTAAAAAAGACGACACGCCGGAAAACGGATGAGACATCAAACCAAGTCACTTCTGTCAGACAGAAAACGATTGAAACTATAGCAAGCACCCCGGTCAAACCGAGAAGGAGGAAAAAGGCGTGA
- a CDS encoding phosphonate ABC transporter ATP-binding protein, which yields MIRVENLSKSVGADRIPVLRDIRFDMQQGEMIAVVGSSGSGKSMLLKCLAMMEKWDSGRLTVDGAEILKEGMAGKRRIKREWAYLEQNPELFPRRSALKNVLIGRSGQTPVWRMVTGMVRSDDYMGAMDYLESLGLLDKAHQLAEKLSGGEKQRVAIARALAHGAKVILADEPVIGLDPHTADAVLETLRKLCEEERATIIAVLPIELAEKHATRIWGLAEGKIAFDIRGRRLTQQEKNMI from the coding sequence ATGATCAGAGTTGAGAATTTAAGTAAATCCGTAGGAGCGGATAGAATTCCGGTTTTGCGGGATATTCGATTTGATATGCAACAAGGAGAAATGATCGCTGTTGTAGGTTCAAGCGGCAGTGGTAAGAGCATGCTGCTTAAATGCCTGGCGATGATGGAAAAATGGGATAGCGGTCGCTTAACCGTAGACGGAGCCGAAATATTAAAAGAAGGCATGGCTGGTAAACGGAGAATAAAGCGTGAATGGGCATACTTAGAACAAAATCCTGAATTATTTCCAAGAAGATCAGCACTCAAAAATGTGTTGATTGGTCGTTCAGGTCAGACACCTGTATGGAGAATGGTCACGGGTATGGTTCGTTCGGATGATTATATGGGGGCTATGGATTATTTGGAGAGTCTGGGCCTTCTCGATAAAGCGCATCAGCTGGCTGAAAAGCTTAGTGGTGGAGAGAAGCAGCGTGTAGCTATTGCTAGAGCGCTGGCTCATGGTGCTAAGGTAATTTTGGCTGATGAACCGGTTATTGGACTGGATCCACATACAGCTGATGCTGTTCTGGAAACGTTGCGTAAATTATGTGAAGAGGAACGGGCAACCATCATTGCGGTATTGCCGATTGAACTTGCGGAGAAGCACGCGACGCGGATCTGGGGACTAGCAGAGGGCAAGATTGCTTTTGATATACGTGGACGGCGGCTGACTCAGCAAGAAAAAAATATGATTTAA
- the glgA gene encoding glycogen synthase GlgA gives MNILFAAAEAHPFIKTGGLADVIGALPQALQKAGADVRVILPKYKGIPDEYKEAMQPVIVTDVPLGWRRQYCGIEMMEYEGIPVYFVDNEYYFGRDGVYGYMDDGERFAFFNRAVLEVLPLLEFKPDVLHTHDWHAGMIPLLLQAHYAHDAFYSEIRTVFTIHNLLYQGVFPHSLFSDLLELDDRYFTMDGVEYYGNVNFLKAGIVYADHVTTVSPTYAQEVQTSYYGYGLDGLLSSLGNRFSGIVNGIDTNSYNPATDNKIAVKYRTSLSKKIENKVELQKELGLPVRPDVPLMVMVTRLVDSKGLDLVCRVLDELLYYDDIQFAVLGTGESDYEHWFREAANRFPLKMSAQITFNDGLSRRFYAGSDLFLMPSRFEPCGISQLLALRYGSIPLVRETGGLNDTVQSYNEFTGEGNGFSFTNFNAHDMMNTIRRAQEFYREKQHWKTIVKNAMSGDYSWDVSAEEYMDIYRDITTDK, from the coding sequence GTGAACATTCTATTTGCTGCCGCAGAGGCACATCCATTTATCAAAACAGGAGGACTTGCTGATGTGATTGGAGCTTTGCCTCAAGCCTTGCAAAAGGCTGGGGCAGATGTTCGGGTCATTTTACCCAAATATAAAGGTATACCTGATGAATACAAAGAGGCCATGCAACCTGTTATTGTGACGGATGTGCCACTCGGCTGGCGCCGACAATATTGTGGCATCGAAATGATGGAATATGAAGGCATCCCAGTGTACTTTGTAGATAACGAGTACTATTTTGGACGGGATGGCGTGTATGGTTATATGGATGATGGGGAACGGTTTGCGTTCTTCAACCGAGCTGTGCTTGAAGTATTGCCGCTTCTCGAATTCAAGCCTGATGTGCTGCATACTCATGATTGGCATGCAGGTATGATTCCTCTGTTGCTGCAGGCACATTATGCCCATGATGCGTTTTATAGTGAGATACGAACGGTCTTTACTATACATAATTTGCTGTATCAAGGCGTATTCCCACATTCGTTGTTCAGTGACTTGCTTGAACTTGATGATCGGTACTTCACCATGGATGGTGTGGAATATTACGGTAATGTGAATTTTCTGAAAGCAGGCATTGTCTATGCGGATCATGTTACTACCGTAAGCCCAACGTATGCTCAGGAAGTACAAACTTCTTATTATGGTTACGGGCTAGATGGGCTGCTTAGTTCGCTGGGGAACCGCTTCAGCGGAATCGTCAATGGAATTGATACCAACAGTTATAATCCGGCAACCGACAACAAAATCGCAGTGAAATATCGAACAAGCTTATCCAAGAAAATCGAGAACAAAGTAGAATTACAAAAGGAGCTTGGTCTGCCTGTTCGTCCAGACGTTCCTCTGATGGTTATGGTAACCCGTCTTGTCGATTCAAAAGGGCTGGATCTCGTCTGTCGTGTACTTGACGAACTGCTCTATTACGATGACATTCAATTTGCAGTGCTTGGCACAGGGGAGTCCGATTATGAGCATTGGTTCCGTGAGGCAGCCAATCGTTTCCCGCTCAAGATGTCTGCTCAAATTACGTTTAATGATGGTTTGTCCAGGCGCTTCTATGCAGGAAGTGATCTCTTCTTAATGCCTTCACGGTTCGAGCCATGTGGCATCAGTCAGCTGCTAGCTCTTCGATACGGCAGCATCCCTCTCGTGCGTGAAACGGGCGGATTGAATGATACGGTGCAGTCCTATAATGAATTTACTGGTGAAGGGAACGGATTCTCGTTCACGAACTTTAACGCCCATGACATGATGAATACGATCCGGCGTGCCCAGGAGTTCTACAGAGAGAAGCAGCATTGGAAGACGATTGTGAAAAATGCGATGAGCGGGGACTATAGCTGGGATGTCTCTGCCGAAGAATACATGGATATCTATCGAGATATTACAACGGATAAGTAA
- a CDS encoding sensor histidine kinase, with product MIKKGITRQIVLHYFFVVFLALLLVEFVFMLAVQRYYYESIYNTISTHISNSKDFFEPISRANNAEDGNNLSRLLENLKLSNTELQILDLNGRVLASSTAFESDRAVLQTSDISQALNGAMGRWVGREPSTGEQIMAVSHKFDLGGDHTYVIRYMTALTMVNSKLLVMGLLASAVGVAVLAIVLIISIGMANSIVRPINNITAVSAQMARGRLDVRVKGNYKHELGELASTLNFMAHEIVRSNQIKDDFISSISHELRTPLTSIKGWSETLDSGGYDPEETRIGMSIISKETERLIGLVEEMLDFSKLQQNQMKLVKGTVSIREIVQETMLNVWAKAEQKQIHLKLDADETYPYNVFGDGNRLKQVFLNIVDNAIKFSHENSWIYLSVKEENGQIIAAIQDTGIGISEEHLIKVRDRFFQVNHQNGGTGLGLAITQELVELHEGTITMQSELGSGTTVTITLPALMEDTNDDEAETESSDGSIPN from the coding sequence ATGATAAAAAAAGGTATTACGCGGCAGATTGTATTACACTACTTTTTCGTCGTTTTTCTAGCTCTGCTGCTGGTGGAATTTGTATTTATGCTGGCGGTGCAGCGATATTACTACGAGAGCATCTATAACACCATAAGTACTCATATTTCGAATTCCAAGGATTTTTTTGAACCAATCTCGCGGGCAAATAATGCTGAGGATGGTAACAATCTGTCTAGATTGCTTGAAAACCTGAAATTATCCAATACAGAATTGCAGATTCTTGATCTGAATGGACGTGTATTGGCAAGCTCAACCGCTTTTGAATCCGATCGTGCTGTGCTGCAAACGAGTGATATTTCTCAGGCGCTTAATGGTGCGATGGGGCGATGGGTAGGCAGGGAACCTTCGACAGGTGAACAGATTATGGCTGTTTCGCACAAATTCGACCTTGGTGGAGATCATACGTATGTCATCCGATATATGACAGCACTCACCATGGTCAACTCGAAATTGCTGGTTATGGGCTTGCTGGCTAGTGCAGTAGGTGTAGCTGTGCTTGCTATCGTATTAATTATCAGTATAGGTATGGCGAATTCAATAGTTCGTCCGATTAATAATATCACTGCTGTATCTGCTCAGATGGCACGTGGGCGATTGGATGTTAGGGTTAAGGGCAATTACAAGCATGAACTCGGTGAGTTGGCCTCAACATTGAATTTCATGGCACATGAGATCGTACGAAGCAATCAGATTAAGGACGACTTCATATCATCTATCTCGCATGAGTTGCGTACCCCTCTGACCAGTATCAAGGGCTGGAGTGAGACATTGGACTCCGGAGGTTATGATCCAGAGGAGACACGAATCGGGATGAGCATCATTTCCAAAGAAACAGAGCGTTTAATTGGGCTTGTTGAAGAGATGCTCGATTTCTCCAAATTGCAACAGAATCAGATGAAGCTGGTGAAGGGGACAGTCAGCATTCGTGAAATTGTGCAAGAAACGATGCTGAATGTCTGGGCCAAAGCGGAACAAAAGCAAATTCATCTGAAGCTGGATGCCGATGAAACGTATCCGTATAACGTATTTGGTGATGGAAACCGACTGAAGCAAGTATTCCTTAACATTGTAGATAACGCGATTAAATTCTCACATGAGAACTCCTGGATCTACTTGTCCGTAAAAGAAGAGAATGGTCAGATTATCGCCGCCATTCAAGATACGGGGATCGGGATTAGTGAGGAGCACCTAATTAAAGTACGAGACCGTTTCTTCCAGGTGAATCACCAGAACGGCGGAACAGGGCTAGGACTAGCCATCACACAGGAACTCGTGGAACTGCATGAGGGTACGATTACCATGCAAAGTGAACTTGGATCAGGTACAACAGTCACCATTACGTTACCGGCTCTCATGGAAGATACGAATGATGATGAAGCAGAGACCGAATCGAGTGATGGATCAATTCCAAATTGA
- a CDS encoding glucose-1-phosphate adenylyltransferase, whose protein sequence is MFNKDCIAMLLAGGEGKRLAPLTSSIAKPAVPFGGHYRIIDFPLSNCVNSGIDTVGVLTQYQADSLHDHIGGGEPWGIGNTVDAGISLLPSYHTGNDEYLGTADAIYKNIDYIDKQNPENVLILSGDHIYHMNYREMLDAHIANGAAATISVMEVPWEEAHRFGIMAADENLRVTEFAEKPAEPKSNLASMGIYMFKWDYLKHHLLIDAANEESSHDFGKDVIPQMLNENNPLYVYNFDGYWKDVGTVKSLWDAHMDLLHNEENWSLQKDHWPMFTREWRTKPSVYKARNSRIEHLSSLIHDSCAIEGHADRSVIFCGAEVGKGSEVLDSVVMPNARIGRGVHIERAIIGEGAIIKDGAIVKGTAEEIMVVGPNEVVAAKPAVRTQPTRIFKEVYEKTGRLRAGELSS, encoded by the coding sequence ATGTTTAATAAAGATTGCATCGCTATGCTGTTGGCGGGAGGAGAGGGTAAACGATTAGCCCCCTTAACTTCAAGTATCGCAAAACCCGCTGTACCGTTTGGCGGGCACTACCGTATTATCGATTTTCCTCTCAGCAACTGCGTTAATTCAGGCATCGACACTGTAGGTGTGCTTACGCAGTACCAAGCTGACTCTTTGCACGATCACATTGGTGGAGGAGAACCTTGGGGAATTGGTAATACGGTTGATGCAGGAATCTCCCTGCTTCCATCTTATCATACAGGAAATGACGAATACTTGGGAACGGCGGATGCCATTTATAAAAATATTGACTATATTGACAAACAAAACCCCGAAAATGTGCTGATTTTGTCGGGTGACCATATTTATCATATGAATTATCGCGAAATGTTGGATGCTCACATCGCGAATGGTGCAGCGGCAACTATTTCCGTAATGGAAGTCCCATGGGAGGAAGCGCATCGATTTGGCATTATGGCTGCCGATGAGAATTTACGTGTTACCGAATTTGCTGAAAAGCCTGCTGAACCAAAAAGTAACCTAGCTTCTATGGGTATCTACATGTTTAAGTGGGATTATCTGAAACATCATTTGCTGATTGACGCTGCAAACGAAGAATCAAGCCATGATTTTGGTAAAGACGTCATTCCACAGATGTTGAATGAGAACAATCCATTATACGTTTATAACTTCGATGGGTATTGGAAAGACGTTGGCACTGTGAAAAGCCTGTGGGATGCTCACATGGATCTGCTTCATAACGAAGAGAACTGGAGCTTGCAAAAAGATCACTGGCCGATGTTCACACGCGAATGGAGAACAAAACCAAGTGTGTACAAAGCTCGCAATAGCCGGATCGAACATCTCTCCTCCTTGATTCATGATTCTTGCGCCATTGAAGGTCATGCAGATCGTTCCGTCATTTTCTGCGGAGCTGAGGTTGGTAAAGGATCTGAAGTTCTTGACAGCGTGGTAATGCCGAATGCTCGCATCGGGCGTGGCGTTCACATCGAGCGTGCAATTATCGGGGAAGGTGCCATTATTAAAGACGGCGCGATCGTTAAAGGCACTGCTGAAGAAATTATGGTTGTTGGCCCTAATGAGGTTGTGGCTGCTAAACCGGCTGTACGTACTCAACCTACACGTATTTTCAAAGAAGTATACGAAAAAACAGGCCGTTTGCGTGCGGGAGAGCTCTCCTCATAA
- a CDS encoding alpha-glycosidase, whose product MLLEALYHVPRDKWAYAYDPSTIHLRVRTKRNDVQYVTALTGDKYDWSGTFREIQLEKAAADSMFDYWEIAVKPKFKRVSYIFRITSDSENIYLADDGIHHAPPYPTGGYYEFSYIHEIDVFKVPEWAKEAVFYQIMTERFANGNPELNPEETQPWGGKPELDNYFGGDLQGVLDHLQDLTELGVNAIYFTPLFQANSYHKYDTIDYKKVDPHFGDNELLKQVAEACHRRGIRVMLDAVFNHCSEDFPPFQDVLKHGQASKYADWFHINEFPVQIKDGIPSYDTFGFYGNMPKFNTANPEVKAYLLDVAEYWIKEIKLDGWRLDVANEVDNHFWRDFRKVVKAANPDAYIVGEVWSDSLTWLMGDQFDSVMNYPFADKVLEFFCGSMDGYNFANEMGSLIMRYPQQTNEVIFNMLCSHDTPRLLSRSGQDKRRLKLAVVFLFTYIGTPCIFYGDEVGISGDSDPDCRKCMEWDSAKQDRELYDFYRLMIDLRKSNEALRKGRFRFLKADQHDPCIVYERMDERLHFTVWMNNTPESRTLSHPMETQDWKDALTEEEVVPTGGIMHIQLDPYGYRILYRLLDA is encoded by the coding sequence ATGCTGCTTGAAGCGTTGTACCACGTTCCTCGAGACAAATGGGCTTATGCCTACGATCCGTCTACGATCCATCTGCGTGTGCGCACCAAGAGAAATGATGTACAGTACGTGACTGCACTCACTGGTGACAAATATGATTGGTCAGGTACCTTCCGTGAAATTCAACTTGAAAAGGCTGCTGCGGACAGCATGTTCGATTATTGGGAGATCGCGGTTAAACCAAAATTCAAGCGTGTGTCCTACATATTTCGAATTACATCAGACTCGGAAAATATATATCTGGCCGACGATGGCATTCATCATGCCCCGCCTTACCCAACTGGAGGATATTATGAGTTCTCTTACATACATGAAATCGATGTATTTAAGGTACCCGAATGGGCAAAGGAAGCTGTCTTTTATCAAATCATGACCGAGAGGTTCGCGAATGGTAATCCAGAGTTGAATCCCGAAGAAACACAGCCTTGGGGTGGCAAACCTGAACTGGATAACTATTTTGGTGGTGACCTACAAGGTGTATTGGATCATCTACAGGATTTAACTGAACTAGGCGTTAACGCAATTTACTTTACTCCCCTCTTCCAAGCCAACTCCTACCATAAATATGACACCATTGATTATAAAAAAGTAGATCCGCATTTTGGAGACAATGAATTGCTCAAACAAGTAGCCGAAGCCTGCCATCGACGTGGAATTCGCGTGATGCTTGATGCGGTATTCAACCATTGCAGTGAGGACTTCCCTCCCTTTCAAGATGTGCTAAAGCACGGACAAGCTTCCAAGTATGCAGATTGGTTCCACATTAATGAATTCCCCGTACAGATCAAGGACGGAATCCCCTCATACGACACATTCGGATTTTATGGCAACATGCCCAAATTTAATACCGCTAATCCTGAAGTTAAAGCCTATCTCCTCGATGTTGCTGAATATTGGATCAAAGAAATTAAACTGGATGGATGGCGACTAGATGTCGCAAATGAAGTGGATAATCATTTCTGGCGGGACTTTCGTAAAGTGGTGAAAGCGGCCAATCCTGATGCATATATCGTGGGTGAAGTGTGGAGTGATTCCCTGACTTGGCTCATGGGAGATCAATTCGATTCGGTGATGAATTACCCTTTTGCCGACAAAGTGCTGGAGTTCTTCTGCGGGTCGATGGATGGTTACAATTTTGCCAACGAGATGGGATCACTCATCATGCGATACCCGCAGCAAACGAATGAAGTCATTTTCAATATGTTATGCAGCCATGACACCCCTCGTCTGCTGTCCAGAAGTGGACAAGATAAGCGAAGATTGAAACTTGCGGTCGTTTTCCTTTTCACTTACATTGGAACCCCGTGTATTTTTTATGGAGATGAGGTCGGCATAAGTGGTGACAGTGACCCAGATTGCCGCAAATGTATGGAGTGGGACTCAGCTAAACAAGATCGGGAGCTATATGATTTTTACCGACTAATGATTGATTTGCGCAAGAGCAATGAAGCACTGCGTAAAGGTCGATTTCGCTTCTTAAAAGCAGACCAGCATGACCCCTGTATTGTATATGAGCGCATGGATGAACGTCTTCATTTTACCGTCTGGATGAACAATACCCCAGAGAGTCGTACCCTTTCACACCCTATGGAAACCCAAGATTGGAAAGATGCTCTAACCGAGGAAGAGGTCGTTCCTACCGGTGGTATCATGCATATCCAACTTGATCCTTACGGCTACCGTATTTTATATCGACTGCTTGATGCTTAA
- a CDS encoding MFS transporter gives MSSIHTAKPSHSISNYLILITVIVVAGISQGLLLPVLSIFLEQKGVSPGLNGLNAAALYVGSFAMTLVAERLLGAFGFKKLIIGGLIFVMIPLILFPYFPDIKIWFILRLIVGIGDSALHYAAQLWVLLVTAPEKRGRYISLYGMSYGLGFSIGPLGIKLLGFGQAVPFWVLFICMAAVLVLVLMKLPNSRPEKVEQGQMPERRFRRSLTWAWYALIPALLYGYMEAGMNSNFPVYGLRIGMDESQISSLLPFVGIGGLFLQFPLGILSDRLGRKKVLMAAGIAGGITFMLIPAAGNHFWWTLVLLTIAGGLVGSFFSLGLAYAADILPKVLLPAANVVASFYFTIGSIIGPNLGGQVINWFAPGSMFIWMGCMYLLFGVAGVFFRRKPELQSVVE, from the coding sequence GTGTCATCTATTCATACTGCTAAACCGTCACATTCCATATCCAACTACTTGATTTTGATAACGGTTATAGTTGTGGCAGGGATTAGCCAGGGGCTTTTATTACCTGTATTATCCATCTTTTTGGAACAAAAGGGTGTATCCCCAGGCCTCAATGGACTTAATGCTGCTGCATTGTATGTGGGATCATTTGCTATGACCCTAGTGGCTGAGCGTTTATTAGGAGCATTTGGTTTCAAAAAATTAATCATTGGTGGGCTCATCTTTGTTATGATTCCCTTAATCTTATTTCCTTATTTTCCGGATATCAAAATATGGTTCATTCTACGCCTCATCGTTGGCATTGGAGATAGTGCTCTGCACTATGCCGCCCAGCTCTGGGTTCTTCTTGTGACGGCTCCAGAGAAGAGAGGGCGCTACATATCCCTGTACGGGATGTCCTATGGACTAGGATTCAGTATTGGTCCGCTCGGGATCAAGCTGCTCGGGTTCGGTCAGGCAGTTCCATTCTGGGTTCTTTTCATCTGTATGGCAGCTGTGCTCGTGCTTGTATTAATGAAGCTTCCGAATTCTAGACCTGAGAAGGTAGAACAGGGGCAAATGCCGGAGCGTCGATTCCGTCGCAGCTTGACCTGGGCATGGTATGCGTTAATACCAGCGCTATTGTACGGTTATATGGAAGCGGGAATGAACAGTAACTTCCCAGTGTACGGTCTCCGCATTGGTATGGATGAGAGTCAGATCTCTTCGTTGCTTCCATTTGTCGGAATAGGTGGACTATTCCTGCAGTTCCCGCTTGGGATATTAAGTGATCGATTGGGTAGAAAAAAGGTGCTCATGGCAGCTGGGATTGCAGGAGGAATTACGTTTATGCTCATTCCGGCAGCCGGAAATCATTTCTGGTGGACGCTGGTGTTACTAACGATTGCAGGAGGGCTCGTGGGGTCGTTTTTCTCTCTAGGACTGGCTTATGCAGCAGACATTTTGCCAAAAGTGCTGTTGCCAGCGGCTAACGTCGTAGCCTCTTTCTATTTCACAATCGGTAGCATTATTGGGCCTAACCTCGGCGGTCAGGTTATTAACTGGTTCGCACCAGGAAGCATGTTTATATGGATGGGTTGCATGTATCTTCTGTTTGGAGTTGCAGGTGTGTTCTTTAGACGTAAACCTGAGCTTCAATCTGTGGTAGAATAG
- a CDS encoding response regulator transcription factor: MSKVLILEDEESIRSFIVINLKRNGFEVLEAGDGHEALRILQTVPDIDLALLDVMVPGIDGFEVCRRIRETNERLGIIFLTAKVQEQDKVYALSVGADDHVSKPFSPTELIARIQSLLRRVNVHRETAAKVTFQSGPFSLDLISKQFKKQNELIELTPTEFSLIQFFLEKENTPLSRDLLLDHVWGKEYMGDPKIVDVNIRRLRQKIENNPSEPEYLQTVWGHGYKWKGREQ; this comes from the coding sequence ATGAGTAAAGTACTTATTTTGGAAGATGAAGAATCCATCCGCAGTTTTATCGTCATTAATCTGAAAAGAAATGGATTTGAGGTGCTTGAAGCAGGAGATGGCCATGAAGCACTGCGAATCTTGCAGACTGTGCCGGATATTGACTTAGCGCTTTTGGATGTCATGGTACCGGGCATTGACGGATTCGAAGTCTGTCGACGCATTCGTGAGACCAATGAACGCTTAGGTATTATTTTCTTAACAGCTAAAGTACAGGAACAGGATAAAGTATATGCATTATCGGTCGGAGCAGATGACCATGTGAGCAAGCCTTTCAGTCCAACCGAGCTGATTGCGCGTATTCAGTCCTTACTGCGTCGTGTCAATGTGCACCGGGAGACAGCGGCTAAGGTTACTTTCCAATCAGGTCCGTTCTCGCTAGACCTAATCTCGAAGCAGTTCAAGAAACAAAATGAACTCATTGAGCTAACACCTACAGAATTTTCATTGATTCAATTTTTCTTAGAGAAGGAAAATACACCGCTCAGTCGAGATTTGCTGCTGGATCATGTCTGGGGCAAAGAGTACATGGGTGACCCCAAAATTGTGGATGTAAATATACGTCGCTTACGCCAGAAAATTGAGAACAACCCTTCCGAACCTGAATACCTGCAAACTGTATGGGGACACGGGTACAAATGGAAGGGCAGGGAGCAATGA